Sequence from the Natronomonas marina genome:
GTTCACACGCCCACTCGATATCGGATCGAGTGGGGTTCTCTCCCCCGATGGCCACGTTCTCCGCGAGCGTCGTGTTGAATACGTGGGGCTGCTGTCGGACGATCGAAACGCGGTCTCGCCACGCCCCGAGGTCGACCTCGTCGATCGGGACGCCGTTGGCGGTGATGCGACCGCTGTCGGGCTCGTACAGTCGACAGAGGAGCGAGGCGATCGTCGACTTACCGGTCCCCGACGGACCGACGAACGCGACGAACTCACCGGTGTCGAACTCCAGCGAGACCTCCGAGAGAACCCGTTCCGTCGAATCGTACGAGAACGAGACGTCGTCGAACGCGACGTGCTCGACGGGCGTCGGGAGGGGGTGGGACCCCGCTCTGGGCTCGCGCTCGGCTTCGATCTCGTCGATGAACTCCTGGACGCGGACGAGGTGCGGAAGGCCCTGCTCGAGCCCGTAGACCGTGCTGTTGATGCTGTTCACCATCGGCGTGAGTCGGAACATCGCAAAGAGGAAGACGCTCATGGCGGCCAAAGAGAGGTTCGCGACGACGACAGCCACGTAGATCAACAGAAACATCGAAACGGACGCCGCGAGCTTGTACCCGTTCGAGATGGCTGCCCGGTTCCGGTCGACTCTGGTCTTCGCCGACGTGAACTGTCCGGAGGCATCCCGGAACCGCGACATGATCTGTTGTTCGAGACCGAACGCTTTCACCGCGCCGATCCCCTGGGTACCCTCCTGTGCCGAGCGCTGGATGCGCTCGTTTGCCCGGGCGATCCGGTCCCCGACCGAGTATCCGGACTCGACGAAACGACGGGACAGGACGACGAGCGCGACGAAAAGCGAGAGTGCACCGATCGTGAGAAGCGGCGCGACGTAGAACGCGACGCCGAGATAAACGATGGCGAGCAGCGACCGTTTTATCAGCTCGACGATACTGTTTATCGTTCGCCCGGCGTACTTCGCTTCCGTGATGATGGTGTTCAGTATCTCGTCGGACCCCTCCTCGTCGAAGTACCCGATCCGGGCGTCCAGGGCCCCTTCGAGTGCAGTGACCCGGAGGGCGGTGATGTACTGCGCCTGGAGCCCGGCCCGGAGCCAGGAGACGAGATAGCTGAGCGTATATCGGACCGTCATTACCCCCATGACTCCGGCGACGAGGAACCCGATCGTGAACGGAATACCGAACGCGGCGTAGACGCGTTCGAACGCTCCGAGGAATCCGTCGGCTTCCCCGACGCTACCGCCGGACCCGACGGTCTCGACGATCGGAACGAGAAACCCCAGACCGACGCCCTCCAGGGCGGCCACCACGACACTCAGCAAAACGATCGCCGACGCGTGTACCGGCCGATACATCGCCACCCGGTGGAGGGCCCCGAGTTTCCGACGGAGCGTGTACGTATCCGACATCGATCGGGTGTCCGGTGACCTTCCCCGAACAAAATTATACACCGTTTACCGGACGGAAACGTCCCGTCCAACGGGTCGTGTGGTTCCACGAGGGAACTCTACTACCGCCCGAGCGCGGTCCGTACCGACGGTTCCTTCGGGCTTCGGACACCCCTGGTGAACCTCACCGCCCCGGTGTCGCCCCGCCACGACGACCCGTCGGATAACGAGCCTATACTAATGAACGGATGTGGGGTAGTCGGCGGTATGTGCCGGGACGCGGGCGATCCGACCACCGACTCGAGAGGGACCGACGACAGCCCGAAACGGAGCCGGGTGACCCGACGCGTGGAGGTGTGACCGTGTCGGTCGACTCTCGTCACCGTCTGAGCGCGTTCGGACTGACGGTCGATTCGGCGTTCGACATACCCGAACTCCCCGAATCGGAGAGCCCCGGCGGGGCGGACGTCGTCGTCACGCGGCGGGCAGTCGACCGGCCGGCGGACGCCGAGGACGACCGGTCCGCCTATCGAAACGGTCCCGACGAACAGTTGCTGCTGTACGAGGCGGCGACGATCTCGATACGCGACGGCCGGGAGATCGCCGTCGACCCCGATCCGGCGGTGCCGGAGGAGGTCATCCGGCACGTCATCATCGGACCCGCGTTCAACTATCTCCTCCACCAGCGTGGCTACTTCGTGTTGCACGCCAGCACCGTCGAGATCGGGGACGCGGCCGTCGCGTTCGTGGGGGAGTCGGGGATGGGCAAGACGACGACCGCTACGGCGTTTCTGTGCGCCGGCCACCGGGTTCTGAGCGACGACGTCGCCGCCATCGAACTCGGTGCCGAGGGACCGCGCGTTCGGAGCGGCTACCCGTCGATCAAACTGGACCCGACGGTCGTCGACCGCCTCGACGTGCCGGTCGAGGAGCCGCGTCGAACCAGCCGGGCCCGGGATCGTCATTTCCACGGTCTCAGACATCAACAACCCGAATCACCGGTTCCGCTGGAGCGAATCTATCTCCTCGCGGACGGTCCTGCTCCGGCGGTGCTCCCGATCGAGCCGCAGGAACGGATCTTCGAGCTGGTTCGCAACACCTACACGATCCCGCTCATCGAGGCGTCCGCGAAGGCCGAATCGAACTTCTCCCGGTGTACTGCGCTCGCGGGGTCGGTCCAGGTCCGTCGGTTACGCCGAAAGCGGGACTTAGAGAAACTCCCGGAACTCGTCGAACTGGTTGAGGAGGACGTCGATGCGGACACGGAGTAGCGGCGAACGACCGCGGAACCGGTCGGTCGAGGGGCGGGCGCCGGAGATCGAACTCCTCCTGCGGTGCTCGCTGCCGCCCTCGACGGGGGCGGAGCCGAGCCGGATTCGACCGCTGCTCGGGGCGGAACTCTCCTGGGACCGGGTGATCGAGGTCGGCGGCCGTCACGGCGTGCTCCCGCTCCTGTACCGCCACGTCGAGACGACGCCCGGACACGGCGTCCCCGACGACGTGGTCGAGCGACTCCGCGAGCGGGCCGACTCGACCGCCGTTCGGAACCTCCAGTACGCAGACGAGTTACACGGCATCTTCGAGGCGTTCGGCGAGGAGTCGATCCGTGCGATGCCGTTCAAGGGGCCGGTGCTCGCGGAAGTCGCCTACGGCGACCTCTCGTTGCGGGAGTTCGGCGACCTCGACGTGGTCGTCCACAGGCGGGACGTCCCGGCCGCCGTCGACGCGCTCGAGGCTCGCGGCTACGAGTGGGTCAGGGACGCGCCGCGCCTCGACGATTCGCCGCTGCTCGGCGGCCCGTTCACGATGCCGCTGCTCTGTGAGTACCAGCTGGAGCGGGCGGGCCGGACCGTCGAGGTTCGCTGGCGGGTCGGCGAGTCCGAGCGGCCGTTCGGACTCGGGTTCGAGGCGATGTGGGACCGACGCGACACCGCGTCCGTCGCCGGCGTCGAACTGCCGGTGCTCGACCCCGACGACAGGCTCCTGATGCTCGCGTATCACGGCACGAAACACCGGTGGCACCTGCTGAAGTGGATCGGTGACTTCGCGGCGACGCTCGAGCGAACCGACACCGAGTGGGACGGACTGTTCCGCCGGGCAAGCGTCCACGGCGTCGAGCGGAAGTTGCTGGTCGGGATCTCCCTGGTGACCTCGCTTTTCGACCTCTCGGTCCCCGAGCGGATCGAGCGACGAGTCCGGCAGGACGGACGGGCCGGCGCGCTCGCAGCCGCGGTCGCGGCCGAGATCGAGTCGGGCCCCCCGGAACGCCCGAGTTCGAGCGCGCGGCTGGCGTACAACGTCAGGGCGGCCGACTCGCCGACGGACGCGCTCGGGATGGTGCTCCGGCGTCGGCACCTGCACCCGACCATGTACGAGTACGAGCGCCTTCCGCTCCCCGGCGTGTGCCATCCGCTCTACTATCCCGTCGTCCCGGTCCGTCTGGCTGCCCAAAAGCTGGTGAACGCGATCCGGTGACGGTCCGCCGTCTCGCGGCCCCGTCTCGGTCGGGTGGATCGAGGCCGTGACGGTCCGCCGACTCAAGGCGGTCCGGCGTGGAACCGCCGCCCGACCTCTACCCTTTTCCACCCTGCGCCCGAAGCCGGCCCATGGACACCTTCGACATCGGCGGCGAGCTGACAGTCGGCCGACTCGGCTTCGGCGCAATGCGTATCACCGGCGAGAAGATCATCGGCGAACCCGAGGACCCCGAGATCGCCCGCGACGTACTTCGGCGGGCCGCCGAGTTGGTCGACCTGATCGACACGGCCGATTCGTACGGTCCCGGCGTCTCCGAGCGGCTCATCGGCGAGACGCTCGCCCCCTACGAGGACGTCGCCGTCGCCACCAAGGGCGGCCTGCTGCGGAACCGCGACGGCGACTGGCTGCCCTGTGGCGACCCCGACTACCTCCGGAACGCGGTGCTGTGTAGCCTCGACCGCCTCCGGGTCGACACCATCGACCTCTACCAGTTCCACCGGCCCGACCCCGACGTCGACTTCGAGGACAGCGTGACGGCACTGGCCGAGTTGAAGGACGACGGCGTCATCGAGCACCTGGGACTCTCGAACGTGAGCGTCGACCAGCTGGAGACCGCCCGCGACCACGTCGAGATAGCGACCGTCCAGAACCGCTACAACGTCGGCTACCGGGATGAAGAGGCGGTGCTGGAGGCCTGCGAGTCCTACGACATCGGGTTCATTCCGTGGTACCCGCTGGCGGCCGGCGACCTCGACGATGTCGCCGGCATCGAGGACGTCGCCGACGCCCACGACGCCACGCCACAGCAGATCGCGCTGGCGTGGCTCCTGGAGCGTTCCGACGTGATGCTTCCGATTCCGGGGACGGGAAGCGTCCAACACCTCGAGGAGAACGTCGCCGCGGCCGACATCGAGTTGACGCCCGAGGAGTTCGAGCGGCTGTCGTAGCGACGACTCAGACGCCCACGACGGTCAGGTCGACGACCTCGCGGAGCCCGGCGACGTCGAAGTCCGAATCGGAGACGGCGAGCGACTCGCCCAGTCCTCTCGCCGTGCCGGCGACGAACGCGTCGCGGGCGGCCAGCGGCGTCCCGCGCCGTCGCAACTCGTCCTGTAGCTCCGCTGCGCCCCTGGCGAAGCGTGCGGACCCGTCGACGACGGTGAGCCACTCCAAGGCACCGTCGACGGCGTTCAGGTCGGTTCCAGCCGAGCGATACACCTCGCCCTGATAGACCTCGAACAGGACCAGCAGCGGCGCGACGGCGCGCTCGCCGGCGTTTCGAGTGACACATTCGACGGCCTCGTCGACGCCGTCGAGATAGTCGATGAGGACGCTGCTGTCGTACAGCGTCATCGACCGAGGTCCCGTTTCATCTCGTTTCGCGCCTCCCGCGCCGCCGATGCTGCCTCGCTGTCCGCCCACAGTCCCGCGCCCTCCCGGACCGTCTCGCGACGCTCCGCGACGAGCCGCGACAGCAGGTCGTCGAACGTCTCCCCGTCACCTTTCAACGCCGCGAGCGCGGCGTGGGTGTCCTCCGAGACCCGGATGCTCTTGCTCACACGCGTGTATACGAGTTCGTATACAAATATTCTGGGTCGACGCCCCCCGTTCGCCGCTCACTCGTAGGGGTAGTTCGGGTCCCGTTCGTCTCCGTCGTCCGGATCGCGGGTCTCGGCGGCGACGCCGGGCAGACAGGCACCGTACTCGGCGACGTTCTCTCGGGCCGCCGACAGCGAGACGTGGTTGTAGTCGCTCTGCGTCTCCGGGTGGTAGAACCCCACCAGGTCGTCCAGCCAGCCACATATTTCGCAGACCTCGTAGGAGCCGGGCTGACTCGGCGACAGCGTCCGGTAGCCACAGCAGGGACAGAACCCCAGTTCCCGGGAGACGGGGTTGCCGTCCCGGTCGTTCCGGCGCGGCCCGCCGCGGTCGGCCATACTCCCGCTAGGTGGGCCGGGCCTATCAGTCCTCCTCCGCGGCGGCCTCGACCGTCTCGGCATGCTTCTCGAGGTCCGCCGCGAGTTCCCGGGCCTCCCCGGGAGAGAGCCGCACCGTCTCGGCGTGGGCCGGCAGGTGCTCCAGTTCGGTGTTGTCCAGTTCCAGTTGCAGCGAGACGTGGTCGGGGTTCTCGCGTGGACTGGTCACGTTCAGGACCGCGAAGGCCTCCTCGGTGAAACCGTGACCCTCCGCCTCGGCGTCCAGCAGGTCCAGCGTCGTGTACGCGTTGACCTTCATGATGCGGTCGGCCATGTCCGTCGGAGGAGGGCGGCGGAGGTAAGCGTGGCGCTCACCGCAGCCGTCGCGCCGCGTAGCCGGCGAGATACAGGGGGACCCGCCGGCGAGGGGCGCGACCGCGGTGGGGGTACCGTTCCTGGCGACCGGATCGGTCGACTCACGTTTTCGGCCGTGTATCCATACGCATCCGGAATCGGGTCACCGTTCGCAAACGCTGGACTCCTCAATTGTAGCGCTGTCATCAGTCCACGGTAGAGACGACTTCGAGGAAAGAGGAAAAACGACGGCCGTTCTCACCGTTTAGGAACGGTAGTCAGGTCTAACCGGTCAACGCGAATAGAGACGACCGTATCATGAGCGAATCCGACGATGTCGATACTGCTGTGCAGCAAGTACGTGACGCCTTCGACGAGGCGGTGAACGAGGCCGAGCAACTGAGTGATCAAGCACGCGAAAGCGTCGAGGACGCGATTGACGACCTCGAACAGCGGATCGAATCCCTCCGTGGCGAGGAGTAGTCGGTCTCGCGTGGGGTGAGGCGATTCCCTGCGGTTCGCCGACCGATTGCGAAAAATGTTAGTAATACTTCATTAGTTCGGAAATGGAGCGCATCGCTCGGGAGACCTCGTCTCGTCGAACACGACGAAGAGCAAAGCGGACAGCGAATACGTGTTCCGCCGTCAGGAGTGCGACGAATCTCCAGCAGACGTGTCGTCGATGCTCGACGCGCAGTCGGTACACAGCCCGGTATCTTCGTCGTAGTGGGCACTACACACGAGCGCTCCGCACCGCCGACACTGGTACTCGGCAGGTGCCGATTCACAGATCTGGCAGAGGGTTCCCACGCTCATGCAGATCAATCGGTCGTTAGCACCGGTACGTCGGATCGCCTGACGACGCGAGCAGTCGTACTCCCGAGAAGCCGGTCCGTGTCCACAGTCCGACCGCGAGTTCCCATCGCAATCACGTCGGCGTCGACACCCGTCGCGTACTCACGAATCTCCTCGTGGGGGACACCACGGAGGATGTCAGTCGTCACTGGGAGGTTCCGGTCGCAAGCGTTGGCCGCGATCTCCTCGACTGCGTTCTGACCGCCTTGCTTGAGGAGACCGATGATACTCCGGGGAGCGTCCTCGAACCCGTAAATCGTCGTGTCGACGACGTAGACCACGTGGACATCAGCGCCGTACCGTTCGGCGATGCCCAGCGCGTGATCGGCCGCACGTTCGGCGGCATCGCTCCCGTCAGTAGGGATCAGGACGTGATCGTACATCCCGTATCCCGATTCGGGGACGACTTCGTCCTCGGCCAGACGGACGGCCATGACCGGTACGTCCGCGACTGCAATCACCCGCTCCGTTGTACTGCCGAGATGGGCTCGCTCGCCGCCGGTCCCGCCGTGGGTTCCCATCACCACCAGGTCGATCTCGTTCTCGTCGACGTACTCGAGTATCGCCCGATACGGGGTCCCCTCGTGGACGGTCCGGACAGCGTCGAGCCCGAGATCCGCCGCCCGCTCTTGGATCCGGTCCGTCGCCTCCCGTCCGCGCTTTTCGGATTGTTGTCGCAATTCTTCGCGCTCTGTCGAATCCGGCTCGACCGAGGTCACGCCGGGTGCGATGACGTGCAGGACGTGGATCGTCGCGTCGCCGGTTCGAGCGAGGTCGAAGGCACGGGCGGTCGCGTTTTCGGCTCCTGGACTGCCATCCGTCGGGACGAGGATATTGTCGTACATAGGGATGTCTCCATACGAGGTCAAGGGGTAAGTATAACATTGGTGTCCGGGGCCGAGCACCTGCAACTCCCAAGTGAGCAGGTGTCGACCATCGAGATTTCTCGAAGAATGAGAAGTGAGGAGCAGCTTTTGGATCATCGACCCTACTCCTTGGGGGAGGCTTCCGCACGGAGGGAGCCCATGACGAGAAACAATCCACACCGATTCTCGACCTCAGCTATCCGAGTTGACTGTTCGACCGAGCCTGCATTTCGACCATCAAACGCCACCCACGGAGACGTCTTTCTAGCGGTGTGGAATGGACGTTTCGGAGGCTCTTAACGCCATATCCTCCACAAATACGGATGGCGTCGCAGCTCTCCCGGCCTTTGCAGCACTGGACGTACGAGCGGTGATCGAACAGGAACGACGTGGTGCCAGCATCCAAGTAGATGAAAGCTATTTTTACGGACAGGAATTGGCGATAGACGCCGTTGGAACTGCGGCGATACCATCTGACCGTCGGGACATCGTGTCCCAATCCCGCCGATTCTACGATCAAATCCAGGTCGATTTCGATTCACTCACACGAAGAAACCTCATCTCGGTATCGACTAGATTCAGGCAGCTTCTCCAACGATTACCGGAGGTACGGTATCTCAAACAGAACTTCCTGGGAACGTGTTTCGTCGTCCCAGAATGGCTGAGAACCGGTGGAATGGTCAAATACGGTGCGCGCATCTATTTCTTCCGGAAGGACGCTGCTCCAGCGCCGACTGACATCATACATCGAAATATCGAAGCGGTCGTCGCTAACGACCGCGCTGATTTCGAACGGTACCAGGGTCATCAACACGGATATCCCGAGTGTTGCATCGAGTATTTCTCGACTCGCGAACGGACGGCGGAGACAGCCCCCGAGTTAGAAGCAGTGGAGCCGATCGAGAAATACATCGACGATGATGTGACTGCCGAGCGTCACGCTCGTTCGGCTTCGATTGGAGATATCGCAGATGGAATCTTTGAAACGCCCCGAGCGTACGCGTTTTTGCGCGTGAGTTTTATCCCGAACCGGGCTGTGAACGGGCTCTCATACGGATCGTTGTAACGATTTACCGGTGATCGCCCGTGCGGGGTCGGCGGTCACCGGTAAAAGACTACAACAATCCGTATCAATCGGGGTCGTTCTATCTACGAGACCCTTTCCGATGCGTACCCGGAGCCACTCGTCAAGGACTATTTCCGACTCAACGTCGGGTGGAGTTATCTAATGGCGAAAGCCACCGATTCCGGGCAACCCGGCTCGAAACGACCTGTTCCCGGGTCACTCGGCAGAGAACACCTCCGATTCTACTTGCCCCTGGTGGTGACCGTGGCAACTCCACGGTATCAAAGCGGCTAGTCGCGGGTAACGCCGAGATGGGACACGGCCACACGCCCTCCACATCGACCGAGGTGCGTATCCTCTCCATCGACCGAGCGTTGTCGGTCCTTCTCTCCCGGTGATATAGTACGGCTCGGCTCTTCGTAGCGTTCGTAGTCCAGTGCCATGACGATAATGGCGTGACATCTCGGGAGTGAACGACTGCGCTTGTGCATCCAGTCGTCACCGGCGCGGGTGTCCGCGACCACTCCAACGCACTTCGCATACGAATCGGGATTCTCACCAGCTGGTAGTTGCGGGTCGGCTATTTGTGAACGACCACAAATATTCGTGTGGGTCATGCCAGTCAAGAATCTCGCAGTCGACGTTATCACGGCCAACACGGACACGTCAGTCACAGCCCTCGCCCAGACGATGCTGGACGAGGAAATCGGCGATCTGGTAATCGCCAAGGACGACAAGCCGGTCGGCATCGTCACCGACCGGGACATCGCCCTCGCGGTGGCTCGACATGACGACCTGTCCGAACTGACTGCCGAAGACCTCATGGCGCCGGATCCGGTGACAATTCACGAGGACGCCACGGCAGTCGAGCTCCCCGTCACGATGGTCGAAGGTCGGGTTCGGCGGATCCCGGTCGTCGACGATGAGGGGACGCTCGTCGGAATCGTCACGCTCGACGATGTCGTCGCGACGACAGGCGAAATGCTGGACGACGTCGCAACGGTGATCGAGAGTCAATCCCGAGAGTTCGAGCCGGACGAGTAACCTGCTCGTCCGCTGTAGCCGATTTTCGGCCTCCCCGATCCTCGGTGTCGTCCGTTCCGATCCGGACCCACCCGGAGGATCGGTAATCGGAGTATAATGTAATATCTCCCGGACAGTGTCACCGAGAAAGTCGTCCGACTCTCGGATGCGCCGGTGTTGACGGTTCGTATGCTGGCCGAATCCACCGACGAGTCTTCGTGCGCAGGCGGGGATTAGGTCTCACGGATCAAGAACTAGAGATGCTGATTAGGCCGTCCTCTTCGATAGGAGACCCGGTGTCGAATAATGACTCCTGATTCGTCGACGAGTTTCGAGAAGAATACAGACCTGGGGACCAAACCGCGGACCCTCATCGAGGGACTCCCCGGACTGGGATTAGTCGCGGCGATTGCCGTCGATCAAATCACGAAGCAACTCGAGTTGGACCAACACGGAACCATCGTATCCGACGATTTCCCATCGGTTACGGCATTCGACGAGGGTCGCGTTCGTGACGCAGTACGGGTCTACGCAGGGGGAGATCCAGCAGTAATGACTCTCCAGAGCGACATTCCAATCCCACCCAGTTCGGTCGATTCCCTGAGCCAGTGTATCCTGAGCGACCTGGCGGCGGAATTCGAACGGGCCATCTTCCTGGCGGGGGCTCCCGCGGAGTCCGAAGACGAGATCGGCGAGGTCGTCGGCGTTGCCACGACGGATGACCTGGAGGCTGCTCTCGCCGATGCAGGGATCACCTTGGCCGATGGCTCCGGCGTCGTCGGTGGCGTGACCGGTGCGCTGCTGGCCGATTGTTACCACGACGACGTTCCAGCGGCGGTGCTCATCGTGCGTTCGAATCCCTACATCCCCGATCCAGCGGCTGCACGGGCTGTGATCGAAGAGGCCCTCGAACCGCTCGTGGAGGTCGACATCGACACGCAGGAACTGCTTGAACAGGCCGAGGAGATCCAGAAACAGAAACAACAGATCGCAGAGCAACTCCAGCAGTATCAGCAGCAGCAGGACCAGGAACCGGCGATGCCGGGCATGTATCAGTAATTCAGGAATCCACGCGTGAATTCTCACTCGACAGGAATCACCGACGATCCCTATTTCGCCTCGCCCCAGGTGAAAAAACCGATAATGCCGCTGGTTACAGAGAGACTCCGCGCCCGGGTTGATTCGAAACTGGCCGGTCGAATCACCGTTCAGGGGGTGGAGATGTGACCGATCACGTTCTCGTCCCACTCGATGGCTCGCCGCTGTCACGAAGCGCGCTTCGCCATGCCCTCGAAGAGTTCCCGATGCGTCGATCACCGTCCTTCATGTGGTTGATCTCTTTGACCCCGACTACGGTGCCCATCTCGACTTCGAAACCACGTACGAACCGTTGATGGGGTCCGAAGAGTGGTACGACCGGGCTGAAGGCGTTTCGAAGCAACTCCTCGAAGAGGCTCGAGAACTCGCTGATGAGTACGACCGCGAGGTGTCAACTACCTCCGAGATCGGTGATCCAAAGCAAATCGTCGTGGATTACGCTGACGACGAGGAGATCGACCACGTCGTTCTCGGAGCGCACGGACGCACGGCGAAAGAACGACCGGTATTCGGGAGTATCGCGGAGACCGTATCACGGCGGGTGACGGTTCCCGTGACGCTCATCCGATGAGCAGAACCGTGCTCGGGTGAATTTGCAATATGGAAAACGTCGTCAGTCTCGGGAGCATCAACGTGGACAAAATACATCACGTGTCCGACGCCGAAGTCGCCGATCTCAGGGACCGATACAGCTGGTTTCCGGACCGCGGCCAGACTGTCCAGATACGTGACCTCCCGACGGATTTCGTAGCCGATCCGGATAGGATTCGTCATGGAGGGAAAGGTGCGAACCAGGCCGTGGCTGCGGCGAAGGCCGGCGCAGCGACGGAAATGCTCGGCAAGGTAGGTCCCGATGGCGGGGAATTCGGGGTCCGCAGTCGTCTCACGGAAGCCGGAGTCGGTGTCACTCGGATCGGAACCGCGTCAGACCCGACCGGAACGGCCCATGTGTTCGTCGGGCAGTCGGGCGACAACTGGCTCGTCGTCCGTCCAGGGGCCAATAGTGCTATCGATAGCGCCTACATCCGAGAGCAGTACGACACGATTCGCTCGGCGGAGTGTCTCCTCCTGCAAAACGAGATTCCGACCGAACCGGTCGTGGCGCTCCTTTCGGAGTTGGCTGCCGAGCGGGACCGACCGACCGTCGTCCTCGACCCCGCGCCTGCCGATGGAGCCGAAGAACTCCTCGGTTGCGATGCGGTCGACTACCTCACCCCGAACGAAACAGAGTATCGGGCGCTACAGTCCTCTCTCGGGGAGTTCGAGGGGGTCCTCGTTCGCAAACGGGGTGCCGACGATGTCATCGTCGAAGCGGAGCGGCGGTTCACCGTCACGCCACCGGCGGTCGAGGCGGTCGATACGACCGGTGCCGGCGACGTCCTGAACGGGTTCTTGGCGGCACAACTCGCAGCAGGAGCGTCGTTGCAGGAAGCTATCGAAATCGGAACGGTCGCCGGGGCACTCTCCACGCGAAAGGAGGGCGCCCGGAGCGGCATCCCGACGCTCGACGATGTTCGAACGTACCGAAATTCCGGGGATGTCCCCGGGTGAACAGGATGTCTGTCCGTACGTTGGCAGCGTCTGATAGACAGTCGCCGTCGAACGCCGTTCCCCACAGCAAGCACGTAGAGCGGGCGGTGTTTTTTGATCGCAGCCCGATAGTTCGTTCCGAACCCCGGCGGACGATCTCCAGCAAATGACCACGCTGCCCGAACCGGACGTGTCCAATCAAACGGTCGTAGAGACGTATCACCGGTTGGCGGCGCTGTACGACTGGTTCGTCACACCGTTGCAAGCGAGCACACGGCAGCGGGCCCTGGAGTTGCTCGCTATCGAACGTGGAGAACCCGTCGTTGAGGTCGGATGTGGTCCCGGGCATGCGTTAGTCGCGCTCGCCGAGCGAGTCGGTCCAGACGGGGACATCGTCGGACTCGATGCCGCAGCGAGTATGGTGAGCCGGGCCCGTCGGCGGGCAATTCGGGAGGGAGCAAATACGCGAATCGAGACCTGTCTCGGGGACGTTCGGTCGCTTCCGTTTCGAGGGGATGTCGCCGATGTCGCGTTTGTCGAGGACACGTTGGAGCTGTTTGCGGAAGACGAGATGACGACGGTTCTCGGGGAACTCGAGCGCTTCCTCCGGCCGGACGGTCGGCTCTGTGTCGTGACGATGGAACGGGCTGGCGCTGAAGACGACCTGTTCGTGCGAGCGTACGACTGGCTGTTCGAACGGGTCCCGGGCTACGAACGGTTCGGCTGTCGACCGATTTACGCCGCCCGAACCCTCACCGAAGCGGGATTCGAGATCGAGCGACGGGAGCGTCTCCGTCGGGCGCGGGTGTGGCCAGTCGAGATCCTGATCGCCCGACCGCCGTGACATCCCCCACGCCATTCCGGCGGTCTTCCCATACCGCACCGCGATACGTACTGGTTCACTCC
This genomic interval carries:
- a CDS encoding proteasome assembly chaperone family protein; the encoded protein is MTPDSSTSFEKNTDLGTKPRTLIEGLPGLGLVAAIAVDQITKQLELDQHGTIVSDDFPSVTAFDEGRVRDAVRVYAGGDPAVMTLQSDIPIPPSSVDSLSQCILSDLAAEFERAIFLAGAPAESEDEIGEVVGVATTDDLEAALADAGITLADGSGVVGGVTGALLADCYHDDVPAAVLIVRSNPYIPDPAAARAVIEEALEPLVEVDIDTQELLEQAEEIQKQKQQIAEQLQQYQQQQDQEPAMPGMYQ
- a CDS encoding universal stress protein, producing the protein MVDLFDPDYGAHLDFETTYEPLMGSEEWYDRAEGVSKQLLEEARELADEYDREVSTTSEIGDPKQIVVDYADDEEIDHVVLGAHGRTAKERPVFGSIAETVSRRVTVPVTLIR
- a CDS encoding PfkB family carbohydrate kinase; protein product: MENVVSLGSINVDKIHHVSDAEVADLRDRYSWFPDRGQTVQIRDLPTDFVADPDRIRHGGKGANQAVAAAKAGAATEMLGKVGPDGGEFGVRSRLTEAGVGVTRIGTASDPTGTAHVFVGQSGDNWLVVRPGANSAIDSAYIREQYDTIRSAECLLLQNEIPTEPVVALLSELAAERDRPTVVLDPAPADGAEELLGCDAVDYLTPNETEYRALQSSLGEFEGVLVRKRGADDVIVEAERRFTVTPPAVEAVDTTGAGDVLNGFLAAQLAAGASLQEAIEIGTVAGALSTRKEGARSGIPTLDDVRTYRNSGDVPG
- a CDS encoding methyltransferase domain-containing protein; translated protein: MTTLPEPDVSNQTVVETYHRLAALYDWFVTPLQASTRQRALELLAIERGEPVVEVGCGPGHALVALAERVGPDGDIVGLDAAASMVSRARRRAIREGANTRIETCLGDVRSLPFRGDVADVAFVEDTLELFAEDEMTTVLGELERFLRPDGRLCVVTMERAGAEDDLFVRAYDWLFERVPGYERFGCRPIYAARTLTEAGFEIERRERLRRARVWPVEILIARPP